The following proteins come from a genomic window of Triticum aestivum cultivar Chinese Spring chromosome 6A, IWGSC CS RefSeq v2.1, whole genome shotgun sequence:
- the LOC123131227 gene encoding uncharacterized protein gives MSTTSASRPSGPTLLIPFPNYQSASLSRVKLSVGGSSVKSVSVSSPPSSPTAKIRRSCMCSPTNHPGSFRCSLHKERKQEAPAAGRKPDSPPSPPSKRTASPFAQLVPSGSGCSRRSYSGLAQRVPMGSGHWARKALVPSHAVQQLQHRKRVVEQFHAGPSRLSAASMAGRSNQ, from the coding sequence ATGTCGACGACGTCTGCCTCCCGGCCCAGCGGCCCCACCCTTTTGATTCCCTTTCCCAACTACCAATCTGCCTCGCTCTCCCGTGTCAAGCTCTCCGTCGGCGGCTCGTCGGTCAAGTCCGTCAGCGTCtcatctcccccctcctcccccacTGCCAAGATCCGTCGGTCCTGCATGTGCTCCCCGACGAACCATCCGGGCTCGTTCCGCTGCAGCCTCCATAAGGAGCGCAAGCAAGAGGCCCCCGCCGCCGGCCGCAAGCCCGACTCACCGCCTTCGCCGCCGTCGAAGCGCACGGCGAGCCCGTTCGCGCAGCTTGTCCCCAGCGGCAGCGGCTGCTCTAGACGCTCATACAGCGGGCTGGCGCAGCGCGTTCCCATGGGGAGCGGGCACTGGGCGCGCAAGGCGCTCGTGCCGTCCCACGCGGTGCAGCAGCTGCAGCACCGGAAGCGAGTGGTGGAGCAGTTCCATGCCGGGCCTAGCCGGCTCTCCGCCGCCTCCATGGCCGGCCGTAGCAACCAGTAA